One part of the Halopenitus persicus genome encodes these proteins:
- a CDS encoding 1,4-dihydroxy-2-naphthoate polyprenyltransferase, with amino-acid sequence MSATEVSRTKAWVLAARPQTLPVAAAPVLVGVGLAIHDGVFAPLPALAAFVGGALIQIGTNFANDYYDALQGADTADREGFTRVTASGIIEPPAVKRAMWITFALAILVGLYLVSVGGVAILLVGLASIAAGIAYTGGPYPLGYHGLGDLFVFVFFGVVAVTGTYYVQAAALVASAFPTELVAAGLSVDALIASLPIAAIATNVLVVNNVRDREEDVRTGKRTLAVRFGYRFSRLQFVALTALAYVVPVWFAVGPTGYGLAALAPLATLPRAASIVDTIRTETSGEALNPALERTGKWLAAYAALFGLGLAV; translated from the coding sequence CAACGGAGGTCTCGCGGACGAAGGCGTGGGTCCTCGCCGCGCGGCCGCAGACGCTGCCGGTGGCGGCCGCGCCGGTGCTCGTCGGGGTCGGCCTGGCCATCCACGACGGCGTCTTCGCGCCGCTGCCGGCGTTGGCCGCGTTCGTCGGGGGCGCACTGATCCAGATCGGCACGAACTTCGCGAACGACTACTACGACGCCCTCCAGGGAGCCGACACCGCCGACCGGGAGGGGTTCACCCGGGTGACCGCATCGGGGATCATCGAGCCGCCGGCGGTCAAGCGGGCGATGTGGATCACGTTCGCGCTGGCGATCCTCGTGGGGCTCTATCTCGTCTCCGTCGGCGGCGTCGCGATCCTTCTGGTCGGGCTCGCCTCGATCGCCGCCGGGATCGCCTACACCGGCGGCCCGTATCCGCTGGGGTACCACGGGCTGGGAGACCTCTTCGTCTTCGTCTTCTTCGGGGTCGTCGCCGTGACGGGGACCTACTACGTCCAGGCCGCGGCGCTGGTCGCGTCGGCGTTCCCGACCGAACTCGTCGCCGCGGGCCTGTCGGTCGACGCCCTGATCGCGAGCCTGCCGATCGCCGCCATCGCGACGAACGTCCTCGTGGTCAACAACGTCCGGGACCGCGAGGAGGACGTCCGAACCGGCAAGCGGACGCTCGCGGTGCGGTTCGGCTATCGCTTCTCACGCCTGCAGTTCGTCGCGCTGACCGCGCTCGCGTACGTCGTCCCCGTCTGGTTCGCGGTCGGACCGACCGGATACGGTCTCGCGGCCCTCGCCCCGCTGGCCACCCTGCCGCGTGCCGCGTCGATCGTGGACACGATCCGCACCGAGACGTCCGGCGAGGCGCTCAACCCCGCCCTCGAGCGGACCGGCAAGTGGCTCGCAGCCTACGCCGCCCTGTTCGGGCTCGGGCTGGCGGTGTGA
- a CDS encoding mandelate racemase/muconate lactonizing enzyme family protein yields the protein MRLTAVSLELDSPLRTASAEILEREGWLVGLEPDADDVPARGVGEAMPLPGWTESAATCEAALTTADDDGFDAGSGAASDARIPDADTPAARHGVTLARADAIARADDRRLTDHLAESVGFPAPSPATSVPVNATVGEGSTAAATRAASRAVEDGYEALKLKAGSRPLADDLDRVRAVRREVGPAVEIRVDANGAWDRGTARRALDAMADIGVSYVEQPLPASDLKGHVDLRNELPIDVALDESVREFGVDRVLESGAADVIIYKPMVLGGVDRTVEAARRARDAGVEPIVTTTIDGAVARTAAVHAAAAIPEVRPCGLATGSLLRTDLVADPAPVERGAIDVPEGPGIAGDAFDDRVFE from the coding sequence ATGCGCCTGACCGCCGTCTCGCTCGAACTCGACAGCCCGCTGCGGACCGCCAGCGCCGAGATCCTCGAGCGGGAGGGCTGGCTCGTCGGCCTCGAGCCTGACGCCGACGACGTCCCCGCCCGCGGCGTCGGCGAGGCGATGCCGCTGCCCGGCTGGACCGAATCGGCCGCGACGTGTGAGGCCGCGCTGACGACCGCGGACGACGACGGCTTCGACGCCGGGAGCGGCGCCGCATCCGACGCTCGGATCCCGGACGCGGACACCCCCGCCGCACGCCACGGAGTCACGCTGGCGCGGGCGGACGCGATCGCCCGTGCCGACGACCGACGACTGACCGACCACCTCGCCGAATCGGTCGGGTTCCCGGCGCCGTCCCCGGCGACGAGCGTGCCGGTCAACGCCACCGTGGGTGAGGGCTCGACGGCGGCGGCCACGCGAGCGGCCAGCCGAGCGGTCGAGGACGGCTACGAGGCATTGAAGCTGAAGGCCGGGTCGCGACCGCTCGCGGACGACCTGGACCGGGTGCGGGCGGTCCGTCGCGAGGTCGGTCCCGCCGTCGAGATCCGGGTCGACGCCAACGGCGCCTGGGATCGCGGAACTGCTCGGCGAGCGCTCGACGCGATGGCCGACATCGGCGTGAGTTACGTCGAACAGCCGCTTCCGGCGAGCGACCTGAAGGGGCACGTCGATCTCCGGAACGAGCTCCCGATCGACGTGGCGCTCGACGAGTCCGTCCGCGAGTTCGGCGTCGATCGGGTCCTGGAGTCCGGCGCCGCGGACGTGATCATTTATAAGCCGATGGTCTTGGGCGGCGTCGACCGAACGGTCGAGGCGGCTCGACGGGCCCGGGACGCGGGCGTCGAGCCGATCGTCACGACGACGATCGACGGCGCGGTCGCGCGCACCGCTGCGGTGCATGCGGCGGCCGCGATCCCCGAGGTTCGTCCCTGTGGACTGGCGACCGGGTCGCTGCTTCGGACCGACCTCGTCGCCGACCCCGCGCCGGTCGAGCGCGGAGCGATCGACGTCCCCGAGGGACCGGGGATCGCCGGCGACGCGTTCGACGACCGCGTGTTCGAGTGA
- a CDS encoding DUF7128 family protein has protein sequence MVTTTERDGATWFACEVCGMLFDDREDATQHERSCEGEDPTYLQ, from the coding sequence ATGGTCACGACTACCGAACGGGACGGCGCGACGTGGTTCGCGTGCGAGGTGTGCGGAATGCTCTTCGACGACCGCGAGGACGCGACCCAGCACGAACGGTCCTGTGAGGGGGAGGATCCGACGTATCTGCAGTAG
- a CDS encoding amidase — MTTIRPPTTDEIERYAAAHHMDLSEEEVEELAAVIPDLLGAYERLDELSASKPPVRYPDREQGSEPTADEDPLNAVIRTCTVEGSDSGVLEGYDVGLKDNVSLAGVEMTFGSDVIPGYVPEIDATIVTRMLDEGARITSKLNMENLAFSGSGEMSAYGHALNPHDRDHLAGGSSSGSTAAVADGTVDVSIGGDQAGSIRIPAAWCGVVGHKPTHGLVPYTGILGLGCSFDHTGPLARTVRDCARVLEAIAGKDPLDPRQGAVPTQSYADAVASDPDPADLTVGVLEEGFGHEQSESGVDGTVEAALDDLADAGATVTEVSVPMHLDGLPIWNGIANEGTTATINGEGIGHFGNGYYDADLMAAFAEARRENADRYPPTIKLVATLGEYLAEEYHSHYYAKAQNLSLDLADAYDETLADVDVLAMPTTPQTAHERIPEPSRLQILERAVNMLPNTAPFDVTGHPAISVPAGTSEGLPVGLMFVGERFDDATVLQAGRLLEHRVEV, encoded by the coding sequence GTGACTACTATACGTCCACCGACGACCGACGAGATCGAACGCTACGCCGCAGCCCACCACATGGACCTCTCCGAGGAGGAGGTCGAGGAGTTGGCGGCCGTCATTCCGGACCTGCTCGGCGCCTACGAGCGGCTCGACGAGCTGTCCGCCTCGAAGCCGCCGGTCCGATATCCCGACCGGGAGCAAGGGTCGGAGCCGACCGCCGACGAGGATCCACTGAACGCGGTCATTCGGACGTGTACCGTCGAGGGATCGGACTCGGGGGTCCTGGAGGGGTACGACGTCGGGCTGAAGGACAACGTCTCGCTGGCCGGCGTCGAGATGACCTTCGGCTCGGACGTGATTCCGGGCTACGTGCCGGAGATCGACGCGACGATCGTCACCCGGATGCTCGACGAGGGCGCCCGGATCACGAGCAAGTTGAACATGGAGAACCTCGCGTTCTCCGGCAGCGGCGAGATGTCCGCGTACGGCCACGCGTTGAACCCCCACGACCGGGACCACCTCGCCGGCGGCTCCTCGAGCGGCTCCACGGCCGCGGTCGCGGACGGCACCGTCGACGTCTCGATCGGCGGCGACCAGGCCGGATCGATCCGCATCCCGGCCGCCTGGTGCGGCGTCGTCGGCCACAAGCCGACCCACGGGCTCGTCCCGTACACCGGGATCCTCGGGCTCGGCTGCTCGTTCGACCACACCGGGCCGCTCGCCCGGACCGTCCGCGATTGCGCGCGCGTCCTCGAGGCCATCGCCGGAAAGGACCCGCTCGATCCCCGACAGGGAGCCGTGCCGACGCAGTCGTACGCCGACGCCGTCGCGTCCGACCCGGACCCGGCGGACCTCACCGTCGGCGTGCTCGAGGAAGGGTTCGGCCACGAGCAAAGCGAGTCGGGCGTCGACGGGACGGTCGAGGCAGCGCTCGACGACCTCGCGGACGCTGGCGCGACCGTCACCGAGGTCTCGGTGCCGATGCATCTGGACGGGCTTCCGATCTGGAACGGGATCGCCAACGAGGGCACGACTGCGACGATCAACGGCGAGGGAATCGGCCACTTCGGGAACGGCTACTACGACGCCGACCTGATGGCGGCCTTCGCCGAGGCCCGTCGGGAGAACGCGGACCGGTATCCGCCGACGATCAAGCTGGTCGCCACGCTCGGGGAGTACCTCGCCGAGGAGTACCACAGCCACTACTACGCGAAGGCGCAAAACCTCTCGTTGGACCTGGCGGACGCCTACGACGAGACGCTGGCGGACGTGGACGTCCTCGCGATGCCGACGACGCCCCAGACGGCCCACGAGCGCATTCCCGAGCCCAGCCGGCTCCAGATCCTCGAACGCGCGGTGAACATGCTCCCGAACACCGCGCCGTTCGACGTGACCGGCCATCCGGCGATCTCGGTTCCCGCGGGCACCAGCGAGGGTCTGCCGGTCGGGTTGATGTTCGTCGGCGAGCGCTTCGACGACGCGACCGTCCTGCAGGCCGGGCGGCTCCTGGAGCACCGCGTGGAGGTCTGA
- a CDS encoding PD-(D/E)XK nuclease family protein — MSFPRAKPIDALYEDVASYDLVVVPDAPLAGALNRRIDRPRLGSFATTPRRLAAGRREEAEDRIAFLELAERTDMDWKRGAYAIGNVLQCWEHQGRLDAIRDYDAYVDDVTRQAIEHVDALDTTSSRLTEYRIGDERDVAVVGYDQLTRLERSILPDEYDTYDTFDDREFDHPPFHVFDSSTAIVDAVVDAVTEETAADVAVVLDQGSEFSTLVESALEAADIPFYGGPGFIDDPDHRAFVQLLRAAHGGTDTRVGEIRPLLERVGISVDVEHDEKRLYALDDRELDWIVDFRERIEDRTFGEALDRFEDRTDRRLGAFRDELETLGIADARATESAVDQLVFYLQSYEVPIDRENEGVLLADAKSAAYVDRPVVFYLGLDEDWTHSAPRRPWVDRDAQYTRNVQQFQLLLQSGATQYYLVQDAKGGSPVTPCLYFEELLDEEFERFSDLTSQTHTRRFDRTGEGFENEPVDATTNEVSTISQSSLGTYVNSPRDHFFGRLVDSPDEDYFKEGNLFHDFAEFYVTHPDFVDEDVIDDVVEHVLDETRPFVRSVDEATRRTKYRAGLETIVAFFEENGPVDGEFLTATSGWGSNVFAERFDRPVDSPITERWFENDELGLKGKIDLVHSPSRLVDHKSGRRKSASRIVTNSALDPPSDAPNFQALLYLTHWRSQHPGQELEFTFFHFLETLDDVVAGEADLDDTLTTITYHPMPFEEYASSEAFFDELVEDGSNKCRKTLSQVEYEDYATAFVETDLPETTDSDELIDSEFGRTLTARMKDCVGDYKYVEQGCKQAMRQLARVRGQAFFEDDLDAFETFVDERLEELNRRRAGEERFPIEGLGGEPNYRYVDNRDLLLEGGSGHKEEEGGSGHKEEEGGSGHREGDR; from the coding sequence GTGTCATTTCCCCGGGCCAAACCGATCGACGCCCTTTATGAAGACGTCGCGAGCTACGACCTCGTCGTGGTACCGGATGCGCCGTTGGCCGGTGCGTTGAACCGCCGCATTGACCGGCCACGATTGGGATCGTTCGCGACCACGCCCCGTCGCCTCGCGGCGGGACGTCGCGAAGAAGCCGAGGACCGGATTGCCTTCCTCGAACTCGCCGAACGGACCGATATGGACTGGAAGCGTGGCGCCTACGCCATCGGCAACGTTCTCCAGTGCTGGGAACATCAGGGTCGCCTCGACGCGATCCGTGACTACGATGCATACGTGGACGACGTCACGCGCCAAGCCATCGAGCACGTCGACGCCCTCGACACGACCTCGAGCCGCCTCACCGAGTACCGCATCGGCGACGAGCGGGACGTCGCAGTCGTCGGCTACGACCAGCTCACTCGGCTGGAACGCTCGATCCTGCCCGACGAGTACGATACGTACGACACGTTCGACGACCGGGAGTTCGATCACCCGCCGTTCCACGTCTTCGACTCTTCGACGGCGATCGTCGACGCCGTCGTCGACGCCGTGACCGAGGAGACCGCCGCCGACGTCGCCGTGGTGCTCGACCAGGGAAGCGAGTTCTCGACGCTCGTCGAATCGGCACTCGAAGCGGCCGACATCCCGTTCTACGGCGGCCCCGGGTTCATCGACGACCCCGACCACCGCGCGTTCGTCCAGTTGCTTCGGGCCGCACACGGCGGCACAGACACGCGCGTCGGCGAGATACGACCGCTCCTCGAACGGGTGGGTATCTCGGTGGACGTCGAACACGACGAGAAGCGACTGTACGCACTCGACGACCGGGAACTCGACTGGATCGTCGACTTCCGTGAGCGCATCGAGGACCGCACCTTCGGCGAGGCGCTCGATCGCTTCGAGGACAGGACTGACCGCCGGCTGGGCGCGTTCCGTGACGAGCTCGAGACGCTCGGCATCGCCGACGCGCGTGCGACCGAGTCCGCCGTCGACCAGCTCGTGTTCTATCTCCAGAGCTACGAGGTCCCGATCGACCGCGAGAACGAGGGCGTGCTGTTGGCCGACGCGAAGTCGGCTGCCTACGTCGACCGACCCGTGGTGTTCTACCTGGGCCTGGACGAGGACTGGACGCATTCGGCCCCGCGACGGCCGTGGGTCGACCGCGACGCCCAGTACACACGCAACGTCCAGCAGTTCCAGCTCCTCCTCCAGAGCGGCGCGACCCAATACTACCTCGTCCAAGACGCAAAGGGCGGCTCGCCGGTGACGCCGTGTCTCTACTTCGAGGAACTCCTCGACGAGGAGTTCGAGCGCTTCAGCGATCTCACATCGCAGACCCACACCCGACGGTTCGACCGCACCGGCGAAGGTTTCGAGAACGAGCCGGTCGACGCCACCACAAACGAGGTGTCGACCATCAGCCAGTCGAGCCTCGGCACCTACGTCAACTCGCCACGCGACCACTTCTTCGGCCGCCTCGTCGACAGCCCGGACGAGGACTACTTCAAGGAGGGGAACCTCTTCCACGACTTCGCCGAGTTCTACGTCACCCATCCGGACTTCGTCGACGAGGACGTCATCGACGACGTCGTCGAGCACGTGCTCGACGAGACGCGGCCGTTCGTCCGGTCGGTCGACGAGGCGACGCGTCGAACGAAGTATCGCGCGGGCCTGGAGACCATCGTCGCGTTCTTCGAGGAGAACGGGCCGGTCGACGGTGAGTTCCTCACTGCCACAAGCGGCTGGGGCAGCAACGTCTTCGCCGAGCGTTTCGACCGACCCGTCGATTCGCCCATCACCGAACGGTGGTTCGAGAACGACGAACTCGGTCTCAAAGGAAAGATCGATCTGGTTCACTCGCCGTCGCGGCTCGTCGACCACAAGAGCGGGCGTCGCAAGAGCGCGTCTCGGATCGTCACGAACTCCGCGCTCGATCCCCCCAGCGACGCGCCGAACTTCCAAGCATTGCTGTATCTCACGCACTGGCGCTCCCAGCACCCGGGCCAGGAGCTCGAGTTCACGTTCTTCCACTTCCTCGAGACGCTCGACGACGTCGTCGCGGGCGAGGCCGACCTCGACGACACGCTGACGACGATCACCTACCACCCGATGCCGTTCGAGGAGTACGCCAGTTCGGAGGCGTTCTTCGACGAACTGGTCGAGGACGGCTCGAACAAGTGCCGGAAGACGCTCTCCCAGGTCGAGTACGAGGACTATGCCACCGCGTTCGTCGAGACCGACCTCCCGGAGACGACCGACAGCGACGAACTCATCGACTCGGAATTCGGACGGACGCTGACCGCACGGATGAAGGACTGCGTGGGCGACTACAAGTACGTCGAGCAGGGCTGTAAGCAGGCGATGCGACAACTGGCCCGCGTTCGCGGGCAGGCCTTCTTCGAGGACGACCTCGACGCCTTCGAGACGTTCGTCGACGAACGGCTCGAGGAACTGAACCGTCGTCGCGCCGGCGAGGAGCGCTTTCCGATCGAGGGTCTCGGCGGCGAGCCGAACTACCGCTACGTGGACAACCGCGACCTGCTGCTGGAAGGCGGGAGCGGCCACAAGGAGGAGGAAGGCGGGAGCGGCCACAAGGAGGAGGAAGGCGGGAGCGGCCACAGGGAGGGGGACCGATGA
- a CDS encoding UvrD-helicase domain-containing protein, giving the protein MTDLEPNDQQRTLIDGTDGLYLVDAGAGTGKTFTVTRRYANIVSQPAVSPDDVLLVTFTNNAAAEMKERIVGNCGYGMRELADAPIQTFHSLCHDVLEEHGHAAPTHLGIDDRITGSTRLVEDELVEQALFDDFIDRFSDDHPEYDDVFRALSDPTGLLGLVNQLAAKGVFPDAEGWYRDGERHLDGEFAAFKRQFDELNEPRNGGRKQSVLRSKLGRYGRNKTYLPDAPEKSEIRGSGKQVPDGLARRVFEEDREELKAFVHDVYHEYLAFALRRNYLNFGMLQLFAFVLLCENHELRERVAFEYVMIDEFQDSSEIQFKLALLLAGTNNVCVVGDWKQSIYGFQYADVDNIVEFEDRLDRFAGQLNSDHERVSFPTAPVKTVELVQNYRSTQAILDFSEHSLRVPAAKRDAVDVEAVDDRIGDSLEANADHENSTIEAIQSDEEHLAVLAKIQEIVGNDGYRVEGEDGDLRPPTYGDIAVMTRTRDFGRELLGTAEEHGLPMAYEGGIELFRTDQAKLLLAWLRILEDDVDRGWATVLERAGYTLDEVDAILDDEAYPENMVAFREELRELDTLGGVARRVFARYGSDGPTADVVLHTLQSVHNATMQTRGDLIRFIERGIEAGSTHEVHAGAGTDSVTVQTIHATKGLEYPIVILANMNGGRFPPGGGGGGVITYEDPVGLRQRNVYSDEAHGLPHVYDDWRTDVRRNCLPRNYDEERRLLYVAITRAESHVVFAAGEDPNTFLEELPVDVESVTPELAAIDREDAERTTLRVEMPVQEGPTGHTPHTLMRDEVFEDVEGGRGTAFGTHVHDFAEAYALGDDVKARNSDEAHVAQFIDGLDGDGDPLVEEDVSLPLTVGGDRVTISGTVDLVYVTPDRVEIVDYKTDRGRHGEDEYRKQLSVYYHVAREVYPDRAITASILYTETGARQEIDPLGIDDIRRLVEAVETQTGDGGRTMDE; this is encoded by the coding sequence ATGACGGACCTCGAACCGAACGACCAACAGCGGACGCTCATCGACGGCACCGACGGCCTCTACCTGGTCGACGCGGGAGCGGGAACGGGAAAGACGTTCACCGTGACGCGCCGCTACGCGAACATCGTCTCCCAACCCGCGGTCAGCCCGGACGACGTCCTGCTGGTGACGTTCACGAACAACGCGGCCGCCGAGATGAAGGAGCGAATCGTCGGGAACTGCGGCTACGGGATGCGTGAACTCGCGGACGCCCCCATCCAGACGTTCCACTCACTGTGCCACGACGTCTTGGAAGAGCACGGGCACGCCGCGCCGACGCATCTCGGCATCGACGACCGCATTACGGGCTCGACGCGCCTCGTCGAGGACGAACTCGTCGAGCAAGCGTTGTTCGACGACTTCATCGACCGGTTCAGCGACGACCATCCCGAGTACGACGACGTTTTCCGCGCGCTCTCCGACCCGACAGGGTTGCTCGGCCTCGTCAACCAGCTGGCAGCGAAGGGGGTGTTCCCCGACGCCGAGGGGTGGTACCGCGACGGCGAGCGACACCTCGACGGCGAGTTCGCGGCGTTCAAACGCCAGTTCGACGAGCTGAACGAACCCAGGAACGGCGGGCGCAAGCAGTCGGTTCTGCGGTCGAAACTCGGCCGGTACGGCCGGAACAAGACTTACCTCCCCGACGCCCCCGAGAAGTCGGAGATTCGGGGCAGCGGCAAGCAGGTTCCGGACGGTCTCGCCCGGCGCGTCTTCGAGGAGGACCGGGAGGAGCTGAAGGCGTTCGTTCACGACGTCTATCACGAGTATCTGGCGTTCGCGCTGCGGCGAAACTACCTGAACTTCGGGATGCTCCAGCTGTTCGCGTTCGTCCTGCTCTGTGAGAACCACGAGCTGCGCGAGCGCGTCGCCTTCGAGTACGTGATGATCGACGAGTTCCAGGACTCCAGCGAGATCCAGTTCAAACTCGCCCTCCTGCTCGCGGGCACGAACAACGTCTGCGTGGTGGGAGACTGGAAGCAGAGCATCTACGGCTTCCAGTACGCCGACGTCGACAACATCGTCGAGTTCGAGGACCGCCTCGATCGCTTCGCCGGCCAGTTGAACAGCGACCACGAGCGCGTCTCGTTCCCGACCGCGCCCGTCAAGACCGTCGAACTCGTTCAGAACTACCGGTCCACTCAGGCGATCCTCGACTTCTCGGAACACAGCCTGCGCGTTCCCGCGGCCAAGCGCGACGCGGTCGACGTGGAGGCCGTCGACGACCGCATCGGCGACTCACTGGAGGCGAACGCGGATCACGAGAACTCCACCATCGAGGCAATCCAGAGCGACGAGGAGCACCTGGCGGTGCTGGCGAAGATCCAGGAGATCGTCGGGAACGACGGCTACCGCGTCGAGGGCGAGGACGGCGACCTGCGGCCGCCGACGTACGGCGACATCGCGGTGATGACGCGGACCCGTGACTTCGGCCGCGAACTCCTCGGGACCGCCGAAGAGCACGGCCTCCCGATGGCGTACGAGGGCGGCATCGAACTCTTCCGAACCGACCAGGCCAAGCTCCTGCTCGCCTGGCTGCGCATCCTCGAGGACGACGTCGATCGTGGCTGGGCAACCGTTCTCGAGCGTGCGGGTTACACGCTCGACGAGGTGGACGCGATCCTCGACGACGAGGCGTATCCCGAGAACATGGTGGCGTTCCGCGAGGAACTTCGCGAGTTGGACACGCTGGGCGGCGTCGCGCGTCGCGTGTTCGCTCGGTACGGCTCCGACGGCCCGACCGCGGACGTGGTCCTCCACACCCTCCAGTCGGTCCACAACGCGACGATGCAGACCCGTGGCGACCTCATCCGATTCATCGAGCGCGGCATCGAGGCCGGAAGCACCCACGAGGTGCACGCCGGCGCGGGAACCGATTCCGTGACCGTCCAGACGATTCACGCCACGAAGGGCCTCGAGTATCCCATCGTCATTCTCGCGAACATGAACGGCGGGCGGTTCCCGCCAGGCGGCGGTGGCGGTGGCGTGATCACCTACGAGGACCCGGTCGGCTTGCGGCAGCGCAACGTGTACTCTGACGAGGCACATGGCCTGCCCCACGTCTATGACGACTGGCGGACGGACGTCCGTCGGAACTGTCTCCCCCGTAATTACGACGAGGAACGTCGACTCCTCTACGTCGCCATCACGCGAGCCGAGAGCCACGTCGTCTTCGCCGCCGGCGAGGACCCGAACACGTTCCTCGAGGAGCTCCCGGTCGACGTGGAGTCGGTCACGCCCGAGCTGGCCGCGATCGATCGCGAAGACGCTGAGCGGACCACGCTCCGGGTCGAGATGCCCGTCCAAGAGGGACCGACAGGACACACGCCGCACACGCTTATGCGCGATGAGGTATTCGAGGATGTCGAGGGGGGCCGCGGGACCGCGTTCGGGACCCACGTTCACGACTTCGCCGAGGCGTACGCGCTCGGTGATGACGTGAAGGCACGGAATAGCGACGAAGCACACGTCGCGCAGTTCATCGACGGACTCGACGGCGACGGCGACCCGTTGGTCGAAGAGGACGTCTCCCTCCCGCTGACGGTCGGCGGGGATCGCGTCACGATTTCGGGGACCGTCGACCTCGTGTACGTGACGCCGGACCGTGTCGAGATCGTGGACTACAAGACCGACCGCGGTCGGCACGGCGAGGACGAGTATCGCAAGCAGTTGAGCGTGTACTACCACGTCGCTCGCGAGGTGTATCCGGACCGTGCGATCACCGCCAGCATCCTCTACACCGAAACCGGGGCGCGACAGGAGATCGACCCGCTCGGCATCGACGACATACGCCGTCTCGTCGAAGCGGTCGAGACCCAAACGGGTGACGGTGGCCGGACCATGGACGAGTGA